From Vanrija pseudolonga chromosome 1, complete sequence, a single genomic window includes:
- the HYES gene encoding Soluble epoxide hydrolase gives MADPLPQFLANTTAVPVPGGRTVTLYTAGAASSADVVLLESGLGQGAAYWGAVVDGIVASAPELRVVGYDRAGYGTSSPPTDDRSLHAMAGDLSAVVSSLNASRLVLVGHSWGGPIIRTYVAASSSAPLHGMVLVDHSDERCPFYFSRSMSWAFWLQSWLYQPLAAVGLLGMMMRRGFKTLPRVYAARSVADSTSAAAARAGALEVANVAGLRELLTHPPELGDTPLVVISAKDGGPHKEGSTRGLLSAAHKETAASVKNGTFVLAEKSGHIVPVDEPGLVAGHIVSLFRGRVNAD, from the coding sequence ATGGCGGACCCACTGCCCCAGTTCCTCGCCAACACGACCGCCGTCCCCGTGCCCGGTGGACGCACAGTCACCCTCtacaccgccggcgccgcgtcgagcgccgacgtcgtcctcctcgagtcgGGGCTGGGGCAGGGGGCAGCGTACTGGGGTGCTGTGGTCGACGGGATTGTCGCCAGCGCGCCTGAGCTGCGGGTGGTGGGGTACGACCGGGCGGGGTACGGCACCTCGTCTCCCCCGACCGACGACAGGAGCCTGCACGCCATGGCTGGCGACCTCTCTGCCGTCGTGTCCTCGCTCAACGCCtcccgcctcgtcctcgtcggccactCGTGGGGCGGGCCCATCATCCGCACGTacgtcgccgcctcctcaagcgcgccgctgcACGGCATGGTGCTAGTCGACCACAGCGACGAGCGCTGCCCGTTCTACTTTTCGCGCTCGATGAGCTGGGCCTTCTGGCTCCAGAGCTGGCTGTACcagccgctcgcggccgtcggcttGCTCGGCATGATGATGCGCCGCGGGTTCAAGACCCTGCCGCGGGTgtacgccgcgcgcagcgtagccgactcgacgagcgcggccgccgcgcgtgccggcgcgtTAGAGGTCGCCAATGTCGCtgggctgcgcgagctcctcacccacccccccgAGCTGGGGGacacgccgctcgtcgtcatctccgccaaggacggcggGCCGCACAAGGAGGGCAGCACGCGCGGGCTCCTGTCCGCGGCGCACAAGGAGACCGCCGCGTCCGTCAAGAACGGCACGTTCGTCCTCGCTGAGAAGAGCGGGCACATCGTGCCGGTTGACGAGCCGGGCCTTGTCGCTGGGCACATCGTGTCGCTGTTCCGCGGCCGCGTGAACGCCGACTAG
- the chrA gene encoding Chromate transport protein → MPLLSNLAAIARHYYDLGFTSFGGPGVHVVILRQRFVDRLRWVDEKTFVDLFALGNALPGPGSTQLAFSIAVVTHGVVAGLFAFLLWSLPGAIGMGALGFGISHIGDSLPGIMLALFTGLNAASVGLIALAALQLATAACTDKLTTLILWLSASFGICYHAPWMYPSLIATGGLATLVWDFRRTWLRKLGVGKRAEQEEIELAAAAVAASVAASDQASTAPVNQQPVAQAGSDGGGTPRTSSLRQRITDPATPPPDDSAHAEAAQPTLADNLKVVSPPVAVALLLGFVLFLTVPLATRAGIHNAGKHVPRALDFFCNMIIAGTIIFGGGPVVIPLLRGYVVDPGWVSDRDFLLLFAILQAFPGPNFNFAVALGVLALSPKLPALGAVLGFIGIFAPGILLKLALLPIYSSWRDKSVARSVLRGLNAAASGLVFTAVWQLFLVGYIYQSGGGESGKKQALAGPLTSDPFWAVVSSGTFVASRTFGSPPWLSVMGGGVAGLAWYGVQQS, encoded by the coding sequence atgccgctgCTATCCAACCTCGCAGCCATCGCGCGGCACTACTACGACCTGGGCTTCACGTCCTTCGGCGGGCCGGGCGTGCACGTCGTGATCCTGCGGCAGCGCTtcgtcgaccgcctgcgGTGGGTGGACGAGAAGACGTTTGTCGACCTCTTCGCTCTGGGTAATGCGCTGCCGGGACCAGGGTCGACGCAGCTCGCCTTCTCCATCGCTGTCGTCACGCACGGCGTGGTCGCGGGGCTgttcgccttcctcctctggAGCTTGCCCGGCGCGATAGGCATGGGCGCGCTCGGGTTCGGCATCTCGCACATTGGCGACTCGCTGCCCGGTATCATGCTGGCGCTGTTCACCGGCCTCaacgcggcgagcgtgggCCTGATTGCGCTTgccgcgctgcagctcgccacggcggcgtgcacggATAAGCTCACGACGCTCATCCTCTggctctcggcgtccttcGGCATCTGCTACCACGCGCCCTGGATGTACCCCTCGCTCATTGCCACCGGCGggctcgcgacgctcgtgTGGGACTTTCGGCGCACGTGGctgcgcaagctcggcgtcgggaaGCGCGCGGAGCAGGAGGAgatcgagctcgcggcggcggcggtcgccgcgagcgtcgcggCTAGCGACCAGGCGAGCACCGCGCCAGTCAACCAGCAGCCTGTGGCCCAGGCCGGCTCAGACGGgggcggcacgccgcgcacgtcgtcccTCCGCCAGCGGATCACGGACCCCGCCACCCCTCCGCCAGACGACTCGGCGCACGCCGAAGCGGCACAGCCTACGCTAGCGGACAACCTCAAGGTCGTCTCCCCGCccgtggccgtcgcgctgctcctcggcttcgtcctcttcctcactGTCCCGCTCGCGACCCGCGCAGGCATCCACAACGCCGGCAAGCACGtgccccgcgcgctcgacttCTTCTGTAACATGATCATCGCGGGGACGATCATCTTTGGCGGCGGGCCGGTCGTCATCCCCCTGCTGCGCGGGTACGTCGTCGACCCGGGCTGGGTGTCGGACCGCGACTTTCTGCTGCTGTTCGCTATCCTCCAGGCGTTCCCGGGACCCAACTTCAACTTTGcagtcgcgctcggcgtgctcgcgctgtCGCCCAAGCTGCCGGCGCTTGGTGCGGTGCTGGGGTTTATTGGCATCTTCGCGCCGGGCATTCTCCTCAAGCTTGCCCTGTTGCCCATCTACTCGAGTTGGAGGGACAagagcgtcgcgcgcagtGTGCTCCGCGGACtgaacgccgccgcgagcggccTGGTGTTCACTGCCGTGTGGCAGCTCTTCCTCGTCGGATACATCTACcagtcgggcggcggcgagtcgggcaagAAACAGGCCCTCGCTGGCCCGCTGACTTCCGACCCGTTCTGGGCCGTGGTCAGCTCGGGCACATTCGTCGCGAGCCGGACGTTTGGATCCCCGCCTTGGCTCAGTGTcatgggcggcggtgtggcgggTCTCGCGTGGTACGGCGTGCAGCAGAGCTAG
- the MES6 gene encoding Putative methylesterase 6, whose product MAPKPTIILVHGFWGGAAHWNKVILELRAAGYGYNNLRAIDVPLTSLADDAGRIRQELDNTEGDVLLVGHSYGGAVITEAGNHKAVKGLVYIAAFAPDAGESPGGLTQARPPSAAANLAPDAAGYLWVKRELFHESFAQDLTKDDGFAMAITQKAPLASTFGEAISNPAWKTKPSWYQISTADHMINPENQQFMSARIQPRKVIKLDASHASLASKPKEVAALILEAAGAI is encoded by the exons ATGGCCCCCAAACCGAccatcatcctcgtccacgGCTTCTggggcggcgcagcgcactGGAACAAGGtcatcctcgagctccgcgccgcggggTACGGGTACAACAACCTCCGTGCCATCGATGTACCTCTCACCTCGCTGGCCGACGATGCGGGACGTATCCGGCAAGAGCTCGACAATACCGAGGGAGACGTGCTGCTCGTGGGCCACTCGTACGGCGGGGCTGTTATCACGGAAGCGGGGAACCACAAGGCTGTGAAGG GCCTGGTGTACATCGCGGCCTTTGCGCCCGACGCAGGCGAGTCCCCCGGCGGGCTGACGCAGGCCCGTCccccgtccgccgcggcgaacctcgcccccgacgccgcaggCTACCTGTGggtcaagcgcgagctcTTCCACGAGTCGTTCGCGCAGGACCTGACCAAGGACGACGGCTTTGCCATGGCCATCACGCAGAAGGCGCCCCTCGCGAGCACGTTCGGCGAGGCCATTAGCAACCCGGCGTGGAAGACCAAGCCGTCGTGGTACCAGATCTCGACGGCGGACCACATGATCAACCCGGAAAACCAACAGTTCATGAGCGCCCGCATCCAGCCGCGTAAGGTCATCAAGCTGGATGCGAGCCATGCCAGCCTTGCCAGCAAGCCGAAGGAGGTGGCAGCGCTCATCCTTGAGGCTGCGGGGGCCATTTAG
- the str3_0 gene encoding Siderophore iron transporter 3, whose protein sequence is MNPATADPEKARPPSELSDEDKSKAQMEEYEQGMGVTKIEALLLTPPDYVFGRGWKLVLLWFSIGLIAYVYALSQSTTSTYQAFATSAFGKHTIVGTIAVITGIMSAVAQPFIAKLADLLSRPFALAAALVLYTVGYIMVAAAPNITTVVAGRAVYTLGQTGISRVQDILVADITSLQWRGAVSAATSLPFVVNAFVAGYITQGIGALSQNGWRWGYGMFAILVPVSLLPTVLILFWGGHKAKQLGALSLASSSYARRHVLEQMEPPNRSLWETVVYYWVRIDGLGLLLIGFSFAGLLAPATLKTTAKGGYKNPSLIALLVVGGVLFIAFIVWEFRFASHPIMPRRVMNRTFLCCIAIDFLYYFSGFLVSAYYDSWVYIIKPHWSDKNYTYFTNTMTVGLCGFAVFAGLILRYTHRYKLLQISGLCLRVLGEGIAFLAVNGNQSDVVLVMSRIIIAMGGAITVTSTQVASQGSVPHADMALAMAILSLWTKLGGSIASAISAEVWNREVPKYLAKYLGDTHSKAELAKIFGSIVTARAAEPHDLVIKAYTDAFWGLHLGALVVSVLALVAGLLTREFHLGEAHNTVETDKIVRIRDKDEVDEEQVRRRAEELEAKLRREIEQERATR, encoded by the exons atgaaccccgccaccgccgaccccgaaaaggcgcgcccgccgtccgagctctcggacgaggacaagTCCAAGGCCCAGATGGAGGAATACGAGCAGGGCATGGGCGTGACCAAGATCGAAGCGCT CCTCCTAACACCCCCAGACTACGTCTTCGGCCGCGGGTGGAAACTGGTTCTCCTGTGGTTCAGCATCGGGCTGATCGCGTACGTGTACGCGCTGAGCCagagcacgacgtcgacgtacCAGGCTTTCGCGACCAGCGCGTTTGGGAAACACACTATCGTGGGCACGATCGCAGTCATCACGGGCATCatgagcgccgtcgcgcagccattcatcgccaagctcgccgacctgctctCGCGCCCGTTcgccctggccgccgcgctcgtgctctACACGGTCGGGTACATCatggtcgccgccgcgccgaacaTCACCACCGTGGTGGCCGGACGCGCAGTGTACACGCTCGGCCAGACGGGTATCTCGCGGGTACAGGAtatcctcgtcgccgacatcACCTCCCTgcagtggcgcggcgcggtgagcGCGGCCACGTCGCTGCCGTTCGTGGTGAACGCCTTTGTTGCCGGGTATATCACGCAAGGTATTGGCGCATTGAGCCAGAACGGCTGGAGATGGGGATACGGCATGTTTGCCATTCTCGTCCCCGtgtccctcctccccacGGTGCTCATCCTCTTCTGGGGCGGGCACAAGgccaagcagctcggcgcgctgagcctcgcgtcgagcagctacgcccgccgccacgtgctcgagcagaTGGAGCCGCCGAACCGGAGCTTGTGGGAGACAGTCGTGTACTACTGGGTCCGGATCGACGGGCTTGGCCTGCTGCTCATCGGCTTCTCGTTCGCGGGGCTGCTTGCGCCGGCGACGCTCAAGACGACCGCAAAGGGCGGGTACAAGAATC CCTCGCTCATCGCGCTCCTCGTTGTTGGCGGCGTGCTCTTCATCGCGTTCATCGTGTGGGAGTTTAGGTTTGCGAGCCATCCCATtatgccgcgccgcgtcatGAACCGCACCTTC CTCTGCTGCATCGCCATCGACTTCCTGTACTACTTCTCCGGCTTCCTCGTCTCGGCGTACTACGATTCGTGGGTGTACATCATCAAGCCGCACTGGAGCGACAAGAACTACACGTACTTCACAAACACGATGACTGTGGGATTGTGCGGGTTTGCTGTGTTTGCAGGCCTGATCCTGCGGTACACGCACCGGTACAAGCTGCTCCAGATCAGTGGCCTGTGTCTGCGCGTGCTGGGCGAGGGCATTGCGTTCCTGGCAGTCAACGGCAACCAGTccgacgtcgtgctcgtcatgTCGCGCATCATCATCGCGATGGGCGGCGCCATCACCGTCACGAGCACGCAGGTCGCGTCCCAGGGCTCGGTGCCGCACGCCGACATGGCGCTCGCGATGGCCATCCTCTCGCTGTGGACCAAGCTCGGCGGGTCGATCGCCAGCGCCATCTCGGCAGAGGTGTGGAACCGCGAGGTGCCGAAATATCTCGCAAAGTACCTCGGCGACACGCACAGCAAAGCGGAGCTCGCCAAGATCTTCGGGTCCATCGTgactgcgcgcgcggcagagCCGCACGACCTCGTGATCAAGGCGTACACCGACGCCTTTTGGggcctccacctcggcgcgcttgtcGTGTCGGTTCTCGCGCTGGTCGCAGGCCTGCTCACCCGCGAGTTTCACCTCGGAGAGGCGCACAACACGGTCGAGACGGACAAGATTGTGCGGATCAgggacaaggacgaggtcgacgaggagcaggtgCGCCGCAGGGctgaggagctcgaggcgaaGCTGCGCCGCGAGATTGAGCAGGAGCGTGCCACGAGGTAG
- the AGP3_0 gene encoding General amino acid permease AGP3 translates to MAHYHSDDRSSKDEYEHDPHAAAGGYAHQQPYYGSNGNKGDLASNTYAREPLSEVSSADDYKDIDPTSGVKRGLKTRHLSMMALAGIIGPGLLIGSGGALKNGGPASLIIGFGVIGIIAFSIMQSLGELTTLYPTGGAFTHLSDRFVDKAFGAAVGWNYFIIWACVLANEYNALSSIMVFWSDKVPLWGYFLIFWFAFTAFQMLGVESFGEAEFWLALIKLVGLVAYFLFSIIYVGGGVKGVPALGAKYWHDPGPFNGNGFRGVATVFVFCSTFYAGVESVAVAATETKNPGRAVPLAIRQVFWRIIFIYMGSAIFFGLTCPANSDGLVNGKSRALKSPMTIAIQTAGWHGGVHLINAFILITCISAVNSSIYIGSRTLLYMGQDGKAPKFLGWTSKRGVPIPAILLTNACGALSMMNVSTGAGKAYSYIVNLSGVSTFLVWGAISFTHIRFRKAWHAQGHTTEELPFKSFGYPYNAWFGLVANVFLALVQGWSTFSPFVAGDFVDAYILLPLFGIIYFGFKIINKTHFWRAHEIDLDTGRRRDVDDAGAGRQASGQRKGFWGRIAENF, encoded by the exons ATGGCACACTACCACTCGGACGACAGGTCGTCCAAGGACGAGTACGAGCACGAcccgcacgccgctgccggcggctACGCGCACCAGCAGCCGTACTACGGCTCCAACGGGAACAAGGGCGACCTCGCGTCCAACACGTATGCGCGCGAGCCGCTGTCCGAGGTGTCGTCGGCAGACGACTACAAGGACATTGACCCCACCTCGGGCGTCAAGCGCGGCCTCAAGACGCGCCACCTGTCCATGATGGCGCTTGCGGGGATTATCGGTCCTGGACTGCTCATCGGCTCTGGAGGCGCGCTCAAGAACGGCGGGCCCGCGTCGCTGATCATCGGCTTTGGTGTCATCGGCATCATTGCCTTCTCGATCATGCAAAGTCTCGGAGAACTCACCACGCTCTACCCCACCGGCGGCGCCTTCACCCACCTCAGCGACCGCTTCGTCGACAAGGCGTTCGGGGCTGCCGTAGGCTGGAACTACTTCATTATCTG GGCATGCGTTCTTGCCAACGAATACAACGCTTTGAGCTCGATCATGGTCTTCTGGAGCGACAAGGTGCCGCTCTGGGGCTATTTCCTGATCTTCTGG TTCGCATTCACGGCCTTCCAgatgctcggcgtcgagtcATTCGGCGAGGCAGAGTTCTGGCTCGCCCTGAtcaagctcgtcggcctAGTCGCCTACTTCCTCTTTTCGATCATctacgtcggcggcggcgtcaagggcGTGCCGGCCCTCGGCGCAAAGTACTGGCACGACCCGGGCCCGTTCAACGGTAACGGCttccgcggcgtcgcgaccgTGTTCGTCTTCTGCTCGACCTTTtacgccggcgtcgagagcgtcgctgtcgccgctaCCGAGACCAAGAACCCCGGCCGCGCGGTGCCCCTCGCCATCCGCCAGGTCTTCTGGCGCATCATCTTCATCTACATGG gCTCGGCCATCTTCTTCGGCCTCACCTGCCCCGCCAACTCGgacggcctcgtcaacggcaagtcgcgcgcgctcaagTCGCCCATGACCATCGCGATTCAGACCGCCGGctggcacggcggcgtgcaccTGATCAACGCCTTCATCCTCATCACCTGTATCTCGGCCGTCAACTCGTCCATCTACATTGGCTCCCGTACCCTCCTCTACATGGGCCAGGACGGCAAGGCGCCCAAGTTCCTGGGCTGGACGAgcaagcgcggcgtgccgatTCCCGCCATCCTGCTCACGAacgcgtgcggcgcgctgtCCATGATGAACGTGTCCACTGGCGCCGGAAAGGCGTACAGCTACATTGTCAACCTGTCCGGCGTgtccaccttcctcgtctgGGGCGCGATCAGCTTCACGCACATCCGTTTCCGCAAGGCATGGCACGCGCAGGGCCACACGACGGAGGAGCTGCCGTTCAAGTCGTTCGGATACCCGTACAACGCGTGGTTCGGCCTCGTGGCCAacgtcttcctcgcgctcgtgcaggGCTGGTCGACGTTCTCGCCGTTCGTCGCTGGCGACTTTGTCGACGCGTACATTCTCCTCCCGCTCTTCGGCATCATCTACTTTGGCTTCAAGATCATCAACAAGACGCACTTCTGGCGTGCGCACGAGATTGACCTCGACACCGGCCGCCGCagggacgtcgacgacgcgggtgCAGGCCGCCAAGCCTCGGGCCAGCGCAAGGGCTTCTGGGGTCGTATCGCCGAGAACTTTTAA